The following is a genomic window from Pecten maximus chromosome 19, xPecMax1.1, whole genome shotgun sequence.
GATAATATCACGTGTTTATACCTCCATTACACACTGATAATCTCGGGTGTTTTTACCGCCATTACACACTGACAATCCCACGTGTTATACCGCCATTACACACGGACAATCCCACGTGTTTATACCTCCATTACAAACTGATAATCTCACGTGTTTATACCTCCATTACACACGATAATCCCACGTGTTATACCTCCATTACAGACGATAATCCCACGTGCTTATACCTCAATTACACACGGATATTCCCACGTGTTATACCGCCATTACACACAGATAACCACACGTGTTCTACCGCCATTACACACAGATAACCACACGTGTTATACCGCCATTACACACGGACAATCTCACGTGTTTATACCGCCATTACACACGGACAATCCCACGTGTTATACCGCCATTACACGCAGATAACATCACGTGTTATACCGCCATTACACACAGATTACCTCACGTGTTATACCGCCATTACAAACGGATAATCCGTGTTATACCGCCATTACACACAGATAACCTCACGTGTTTATACCGCCATTACACACAGATTACCCACGTGTTTATACGCATACACACGATACCACGTTCCATTACACACATATAATCCTACGTGTTATACCTCCATTACACACTGATAATCCACGTGTTATACCCATACCCGGATATACACGTTAACCCATTACCACGGATAATCCCACGTGTTTATACCGCCATTACACACAGATTACCTCACGTGTTTATACCGCCATTACACACGGATAATATCACGTGTTTATACCTCCATTACACACTGATAATCTCGGGTGTTTTTACCGCCATTACACACTGATAATCCCACGTGTTATACCGCCATTACACACAGATAATCCCACGTGTTTATACCTCCATTACAAACTGATAATCTCACGTGTTTATACCTCCATTACACACGATAATCTCACGTGTTTATACCGCCATTACACACAGATTACCTCACGTGTTATACCGCCATTACACACATATAATCCTACGTGTTATACCTCCATTACACACAGATTACCTCACGTGTTATACCGCCATTACACACATATAATCCTACGTGTTTATACCTCCATTACACACGGATAATCCCACGTGTTATACCGCCATTACACACGGATAAGCCCACGTGTTTATACCTCCGTTACACACAGATAATCCCACGTGTTATACCGCCATAACCCATGGATAATATCACGTGTTTATACCTCCATTACACACTGATAATCTCGGGTGTTTTTACCGCCATTACACACGGACAATCCCACGTGTTATACCGCCATTACACACGATAATATCACGTGTTTATACCTCCGTTACACACGGATAATCCCACGTGTTTATACCTCCATTACACACTGATAATCTCGGGTGTTTTATACCGCCATTACACACGGACAATCCCACGTGTTATACCTCCATTACACACTGATAATCTCGCGTGTTTATACCGCCATTACACACGGATAATCTCACGTGTTTATACCGCCATTACACACGGATAATCCCACGTGTTTATACCGCCATTACACACGGATAATCCCACGTGTTTATACCTCCATTACACACTGATAATCTCGGGTGTTTTTACCGCCATTACACACGGACAATCCCACGTGTTATACCGCCATTACACACGGATAATCTCACGTGTTTATACCTCCATTACACACTGATAATCTCACGTGTTAGTtgtacttttttattttaatttttaatattgCGTAACTCTCTGTTTCAGATAAGAAATCCAATGGGATCCGGTAACAGTTGAGTATACAGTTAGAGTGAGCAGAAGGACGCGTCCATCGTAAACAACCAATCAGCATAAGTACCTCATTCCTTGTCTCCAAATCATGGCGAGTGTCAAGGCCGTTCTACGTCACATATACGTCATCATGTCCATGTTTATCACTTTAAGACTGTGTCAGGACGACTATTATGAATGTGAACCCTTACGAGCATCTGTGTGCGAGTCTATGCCCTATAATTATACCATATTACCTAATACATTCAACGACAATAGCCAAGACGATGCTATAATCGCCATTAACCAGTACAGTCCCCTGATGAAAATAGATTGTAGTGTGAGTCTAGTGCCATTTCTCTGCGTCCTGTATCTTCCCGTCTGCACACAAATGCAGACTCCTCTACCTCCTTGTCGAAAACTGTGCAATGATGTTCGAAACGGATGCGAATCCATCATGAATGAATTCGGCTACATGTGGCCAGAGGAATTTAATTGTGCAAAATTTCCTTCAAGTGGATTATGTGTTGGTGAAAATCTGACGTCATCAGAAGGGAGCACCTCTATCTGGGCGTTGTCACATCCTCAGTTTACGACCCCCAAACAGATGGCGTCACGGCCGATGGACATAACTTTGAAGCCAGGCAACAACGGAGAAAATACGggtaaacatttatttatttgcttTAGCATTATAAATACTAGGTGGCGGATAATGTGTAGTTACTGTTACTGGGTGACGGATACTGTGTAGTTACTGATGCTGGGTGACAGTTACTGTGTAGTTACTGATGCTGGGTGACAGTTACTGTGTAGTTACTAGTTACTGACGCTGGGTGACGGATACTGTGTAGTTACTGATGCTTGGTGACGGATACTGTGTAGTTACTGATGCTGGGTGACGGATACTGTGTAGTTACTGATGCTTGGTGACGGATACTGTGTAGTTACTGATGCTGGGTGACGGGTACTGTGTAATAACTGTTGCTGGGTGACGGATACTGTGTAGTTACTGATACTGGGTGACGGATACTGTGTAGTTACTGATACTGGGTGACGGATACTGTGTAGTTACTAGTTACTGATACTGGGTGACGGATACTGTGTAGTTACTGATGCTGGGTGACGGATACTGTGTAGTTACTAGTTACTGATGCTGGGTGACGGGTACTGTGTAGTTACTGATACTGGGTGACGGATACTGTGTAGTTAGTGTTGCTGGGTGACGGATACTGTTAAGTTCCTGATGCTGGGTGACGGATACTGTGTAGTTACTAGTTACTGATGCTGGGTGACGGATACTGTGTAGTTACTGATGCTTGGTGACGGATACTGTGTAGTTACTAGTTACTGATGCTGGGTGACGGATACTGTGTAGTTACTGATGCTGGGTGACGGATACTGTGTAGTTACCTGGTACTGATACTGGGTGGCGGATACTGTGTAGTTACTGATACTGGGTGACGGATACTGTGTAGTTACTGATACTGGGTGACGGATACTGTGTAGTTACTGATGCTGGGTGACGGATACTGTGTAGTTACTAGTTACTGATGCTGGGTGACGGATACTGTGTAGTTACTGATGCTGGGTGACGGGTACTGTGTAGTTACTGATGCTGGGTGACGGATACTGTGTAATAACTGATGCTGGGTGACGGATACTGTGTAGTTACTGATGCTAGGTGACGGATACTGTGTAGTTACTGATGCTGGGTGATGGATACTGTGTAGTTACTGATGCTGGGTGACGGATACTGTGTAGTTACTGATGCTGGGTGACGGATACTGTGTAGTTACTGATGCTGGGTGACGGATACTGTTTAGTTACTGATGCTGGGTGACGGATACTGTGTAGTTACTGTTGCTGGGTGACGGATACTGTGTAGTTACTGATGCTGGGTGACGGGTACTGTGTAGTTACTGATGCTGGGTGACggatactgtttatttactgttgCTGGGTGACGGGTACTGTGTAGTTACTGATGCTGGGTGACggatactgtttatttactgatactTGGTGACGGATACTGTGTAGTTACCTGTTACTGATACTGGGTTGCGGATACTGTGTAGTTACTGATACTGGGTGACGGGTACTGTGTAGTTACTGATGCTGGGTGACGGATACTTTGTAATAACTGTTGCTGGGTTACGGATACTGTGTAGTTACTGATGCTAGGTGACGGATACTGTGTAGTTACTGATGCTTGGTGACGGAAACTGTGTAGTTACGGATGCTGGGTGACggatactgtttatttactgatactTGGTGACGGATACTGTGAGGTTACTGATGCTGGGTGACGGATACTTTGTAGCTACGGATGTTTGATGAAGGATAATGTTTAGTTACTGGTACTTGGTGACGGATACTGTGAGGTTGTAGTAAGTAAATCTCGGTTAGTGACTGATTGTTAATGCCTAATGTTAAGTGATTAATTAGCTGTTCTATATATTACTAATTGATCTTTTGTAATAACTTCTTCTTAGTGACAAGtatttcagtaaattttaaCATAGTGACTATATCATTATCCATCCGATAGCTATATTTTACCACTGAAAGCTTAAAACAACAACCAAAGCTATCATTAGAGAAAGTTCTGACCTAGCCGGATCAAACATgtacacaaaaataattttctattgtCTGAGACTGAGGCATCGCCATCAAAATGACAACCTAATGTAAGATCGCTGAAGTGTGGCTAAGATGAGCAAGGCTATTTTAACGAAGAACAGTCTTTGATCCCCACCCCAGCTCTCTCCGTAGAACTGAAGAACAACTTCCAGTAAGCACTTTGGTGATTGATGTCTCGTAGGATGGTTGCGTTATGTTCTGCGGAGTAAGTTATCTTCCCAACAAGGACACTGACAATTTGTATAGTCAGTATCCACGAGGTGAGGAGGATTGTGATTCCAACTAAAAGGTGAAGAAAAGAGTGTTCATTCTGATTTACTTACATGTATTGCTGAGGAGTAAAACGACAGCGAATACCAGCATGTGTAACTAATTACCATAATACATAAATTTCAAGGAGCCCTTGAAAAAGTCATACAAAACTTCCTCATAAAAACGTGCAAGTGGACTTGTTCAGAATCTAacggtcaaaggtcaaggtcactgatctCAGTGTATCTGTTATAAACGTAACTGTTCTCAAAGACTAAGGTTACTTTTCTCACGGGCCAAGGTAACTGTTCTCAAGGTAAGTATTCTTATACACCAAGGTAACTGTTCTCAAGGTAAGTATTCTTAAACACCAAGGTAACTGTAATCAAGGGCAAAAGCATCTGTTCTCAAGGTCATTGTTCTCAGGAACAAAGGTTCTCAAGGTCATTGTTTCAAGGACCAAGGCAACTGTTCTCAAAGACCAAGTTATATTAACCGTTCCAAAAGACCAAGGTAACTTTTCTCAAGGTCATTGTTCTCAAGGACCAAGGTAGCTGTTATTCTGGACTAAGGTAACTATTCTCAAAGACCAAGGTAACTATTCCCAAGACTAAGGTAACTGTTCtcagggtaactgttctcaATGTCATTGTTCTCAAGGACCAAGGTAACTGTTCACAAAGACCTAGTTAACTGTTCTCAAAGTTAATTTCTCAAGACCATTATTCACAAGGACCAAGGTAGCTGTTATTCTGGACTAAGGTAACTATTCTCAAAGACCTAGGTAACTGTTCTCAAGGTAACTGTTTTATAAGACCAAGGTAACTATTCCCAAGACTAAGGTAACTGTTCtcagggtaactgttctcaATGCCGTTGTTCTCAATGACCAAGGTAACTGTTCACAAAGACCTAGTTAACTGTTCTCAAGGTAACTGTTCACAAAGATCAAGGTAACTGTTCTCACAGACCAAGGTAACTGTTCTCACAGACCAAGGTAACTGTTCTCAAGGTAACTGTTCTCAAAGATCAAGGTAACTGTTCTCAAGGTAACTGTTCTCAAGGTAACTGTTATCAAGGTAACTGTTCTCAAGGTAACTGTTCACAAATATCAAGGTAACTGTTCACAAATATCAAGGTTACTGTTCTCACATACCAAGGTAACTGTTCTCACAGACCAAGGTAACTGTTCTCACAGACCAAGGTAACTGTTCTCAAGGTAACTGTTCACAAAGATCAAGGTAACTGTTCACAAAGATCAAGGTAACTGTTCTCACAGACCAAGGTAACTCTTCTCACAGACCAAGGTAACTGTTCTCAAAGACCTAGTTAACTGTTCTCAAAGACCTAGTTAACTGTTCtcagggtaactgttctcaATGTCATTGTTCACAATGACCAAGGTAACTGTTCACAAAGACCTAGTTAACTGTTCTCAAGGTAACTGTTCTCAAAGATCAAGGTAACTGTTCACAAAGATCAAGGTAACTGTTCTCACAGACCAAGGTAACTGTTCTCACAGACCAAGGTAGCTTAACCAGTTGTTTTCTCAAAGATAGAAGATTGCCCAAGATGCCTTTCTATTTAGAGTTACTGAATGTTACTTAAACTGCATGTATGATGGGACTACTAATTTGTAGGCTCCCggcatacaaatatttattttactgttCTGACCAGGTTCAGCTTAATTGTGTTTAGCTGCACGTGGTTTTCGGTCGATTCACCTATAGAAGTATGTATTTATAGTTCTGCTCGTAGatgttttataaacaatgcCAAACCGAACGCAGCAAGATAAGTTTATTTAGCGATTTTTCACCTTTGTCATGTGAACCAAGATCATATAGATTACTTTAGGATTTTTAGGATATCGTTTGCGTTGGAGATCCAAAATTATCATAACCGTAGATATTTGGATATATTTAAATGCCTTATAACTTGagtaaataataattatattgtgaATATATGACGATACATTTTAACACATGAACGGAAATATcgtatattgtattttataaaaaaaaaacgttcgTTTTTTTGAACAAAAAATCGTTGTTTACAAACTTCATTGTGTACACACTTTCGTTGTTTTCAAACTTCCGTTGTTTACAAACGTTCGTTGTTGACAAACTTTCGTTgatcatacaaatataaatacaactaatattgttttattgtgttattgttatgtcATTGTTATTTGGGCTAACTACGAACGTAGGAGCCCAGGGAATAATTTGAAAGTTTAAAATCACAATAGGAAGTCCACACGAACGTAATACACAGTATTGCTGTAGACAGGCATTAATGAATTGCGATAACTTCTGTCTAATCCAAGGTTTAAATCGAATCATGAAAGAAATTCGGTTCAATTTGATTAAATAGccatgttgatattttacatagTTTTACATATTGAATCGCCATTGACCACACAGGAAGACAGGGTGTCAAGTCTCAATGTAGTATATAGCAACCCGATAAATTCATTACAAAGACATTTGTAACAGaatgcctccgctagggatcgaacccgggacctctggcttactttCCTTACGTTCAACCGATTGTCGCGAAGAGAGGTTCTCTATCGGAGCGCTGCGACGCTGAAAATAATACCTTCGGGTTGCCACGACCCCAAGGATTTTTCTGTATTACACAATTTATAACTCTCGATATGTATCGAAAGGTGCTAATATTTTGTGCgttttttcttctttcagaCACTGAAATCCCTGTGTTTATCATCCTGTCATCTTTACATAAACTGTTGCTGTATGACGTGTCGACCGGTGACCTGATCACACTCTACTCCGGCCTAGACCAGGGCGCGGCTATCGACTACCATTTCGGCCTACAGTGGATTTACTGGGCCAGCCACGGGGACAGCAGGATATACCGGGGCTCTCTCGCTCTCGACGGTACGTTAGCTTTCTAATGTACCAGCAGAATTCAGTCGccgaaatatttttttatcttccTTAATAATTCAGACGTTTGTTAAAGTAGCAAGTAGCTGTTGACGCCACACAAATGCGCCAACATTAATCACTGTTATGTCACAAGTCTGAATGAAAAAATGGCCAATTGTCGAGGCAATTACGCCTCGTAATGCCGACAAACGTTTAAAATAGGAAAAAATTGTTTGTGTAATCACCGTTACAATTTATAGGGAAACGATGAAAATTCCTCAATTGTCCAAATTAGCCGCCGAAATGAACTTGACAACAGATTGACTTTGGATTCTCGCAGACCGAATAAAACACCGTTGTCATTAATAACATTTTTGatggtgtattttgtttgtattgtattttgtttgtaataaacatttcgtgtgataatgtatttttgaagAAGAACAAATACTTCATTGgtgaaagttttttttcaataatccACTTACTAAAGCGCTGTTCTTCatttatgaagaaaataaacatCACATCAACAATGATTGTATTTGTAGAAAGTTTTTGACATGTCACAAACGATTGTATTGGTAGATCAAAGAAATTctgatactgtaaacgtggagaAAGGGGGACATTTACGCTAATTACTTTCCTTTTTATCGCgaaaaatccccccccccccccccccccccccgccgcgtattattttgatatcaattgcATAATCTCGATCAGCAAGCGAAAGTGGATagatcgcgaaaattaccccaacgcgtatagtttaaatgtcgaaatcgcgaaattaaccccccgcgaaaataaccacgtttacagtatgtcACAAATGATTGTATTGGTAGATCACAGAAAGTCTGATATGTCACAAATGATTCTATTGGTAGATCAAAGAAAGTCTGATATGTCACAAATGTTTCTATTGGTagatgaaacaaaatatattatgtaacaAATGATTGTAATGGTAGATCAAAGGAATTCTGATATGCCGCCATTGACTATATTTCTAGTTCTGACAGACGTCCATTTGGTAGTTGACTCTGTGTCGTCCTCCATTGAAAGCATTGCTGTTGACTGGATCACACGTCATCTGTTCTGGATGGAGACATACCCTTCACAGATCAGAGTTGCCACCCTTGAGGGAGAAAATCCTACAATATTATTGGATAAAGAACTGGCCAATCCGAAGTCTCTGGTCCTTGATCCTATTGAAGGGTAAATCTGAATCCTTGGTAGTC
Proteins encoded in this region:
- the LOC117317374 gene encoding prolow-density lipoprotein receptor-related protein 1-like, with translation MASVKAVLRHIYVIMSMFITLRLCQDDYYECEPLRASVCESMPYNYTILPNTFNDNSQDDAIIAINQYSPLMKIDCSVSLVPFLCVLYLPVCTQMQTPLPPCRKLCNDVRNGCESIMNEFGYMWPEEFNCAKFPSSGLCVGENLTSSEGSTSIWALSHPQFTTPKQMASRPMDITLKPGNNGENTDTEIPVFIILSSLHKLLLYDVSTGDLITLYSGLDQGAAIDYHFGLQWIYWASHGDSRIYRGSLALDVLTDVHLVVDSVSSSIESIAVDWITRHLFWMETYPSQIRVATLEGENPTILLDKELANPKSLVLDPIEGYLFWIDWVGTLYSPSASIERYDISRSRHDVIFNITKEILPNMGRSIGLATDLPNKRLYWVDAKSESVQTVSYDGASFRVIVKSRFRNGLQNHNFLTEPRSVAIFGKNAFWSDRATQSVVKARKDGSSKVKLLKTLTASPPLDLKVFHALIQPSGTPRYQIKLMATSSSDVHRSRYTVVMTAAILTLTVMIAMFS